A segment of the Mercurialis annua linkage group LG4, ddMerAnnu1.2, whole genome shotgun sequence genome:
AGGCTTCTTCGTCTTCAACTTTCCACCAAACGCAAACAAAAAAGAATGCCTCAGAGATTCTTCCATCCAAACCAGACGCACCCACACCTGCCCACTCACACAGTTCAAGTTCCGACGAAGAAGACGAACCCCCACCAGCAGAAACACAGAAGAAGGATTCGCGTGCCGCTGGAGGGAAAAGGAATGGAGATGCTGCCGCTCTTGGAATGCCTGAGGATACCAAGAAATCCCGTTTTGAAAGAGTTTGGAGCCAGCAAGACGTGGTTGTCCTGTTGCAAGGCATTATCGATtttcaaaaagagaaaaaagctGATCCTACCAAGGATTTTGCTtcttttttccattttattaTCAAATCGCTTCACTTCCCTGCTTCCTTGCCTCAACTGAAAGATAAGGTAAGCAAATTGAGAAAGAAATTCCACAACCATCTTCAAAAAAATATGACATTTCATACTCTGCACTCTCAAAAAACCTTCGATATGTCTCAACAAATTTGGGGTGCCCAAGGATGCCTTAGTGCTTCT
Coding sequences within it:
- the LOC126679140 gene encoding probable transcription factor At1g61730 isoform X2; translation: MSMSASASSSSHDTSSSSTSQSHQTQTKKNSSEILPSKPTPAITMSKSASSTSHEDEEASSSSTFHQTQTKKNASEILPSKPDAPTPAHSHSSSSDEEDEPPPAETQKKDSRAAGGKRNGDAAALGMPEDTKKSRFERVWSQQDVVVLLQGIIDFQKEKKADPTKDFASFFHFIIKSLHFPASLPQLKDKVSKLRKKFHNHLQKNMTFHTLHSQKTFDMSQQIWGAQGCLSASNPQLADQLDYNTLDFSNIGQMAKYVTMKGLEMLHGHEKPETQAKLPKLDVADLQLFADRLKFLLQQTQLIMASYNN
- the LOC126679140 gene encoding probable transcription factor At1g61730 isoform X1, with the translated sequence MLLSEPIQFCYRTMSMSASASSSSHDTSSSSTSQSHQTQTKKNSSEILPSKPTPAITMSKSASSTSHEDEEASSSSTFHQTQTKKNASEILPSKPDAPTPAHSHSSSSDEEDEPPPAETQKKDSRAAGGKRNGDAAALGMPEDTKKSRFERVWSQQDVVVLLQGIIDFQKEKKADPTKDFASFFHFIIKSLHFPASLPQLKDKVSKLRKKFHNHLQKNMTFHTLHSQKTFDMSQQIWGAQGCLSASNPQLADQLDYNTLDFSNIGQMAKYVTMKGLEMLHGHEKPETQAKLPKLDVADLQLFADRLKFLLQQTQLIMASYNN